From a region of the Mercurialis annua linkage group LG1-X, ddMerAnnu1.2, whole genome shotgun sequence genome:
- the LOC130014528 gene encoding subtilisin inhibitor CLSI-I-like — protein sequence MAEKEEIVKSSQEEETAQSTPPLLPRTCGNLLGPISTGRRTWPDLVGVTAEEAERKIKEDMAGAEVQVVPPDCFITMDFKVGRVRLFIDSSGKVAKPPIIG from the exons ATGGCAGAGAAAGAAGAGATCGTTAAATCCTCTCAAGAAGAAGAAACTGCCCAATCAACACCACCCTTATTGCCAA GGACCTGTGGGAATTTACTTGGCCCTATTTCAACTGGAAGAAGGACATGGCCTGATCTAGTCGGCGTGACGGCGGAGGAAGCGGAAAGAAAGATAAAGGAAGACATGGCCGGAGCTGAAGTTCAAGTAGTTCCTCCTGATTGCTTTATTACCATGGATTTCAAGGTAGGGAGAGTCAGGCTGTTCATTGATTCATCAGGAAAAGTTGCAAAACCCCCCATAATTGGCTGA
- the LOC126660960 gene encoding disease resistance protein RPP2B-like, whose amino-acid sequence MEGTIATEGIFLEISEIEKINLSPAAFSRMYNLRLLKFYHNTYMSWKNPTGFISETTTVSCDGLQSLPNKLCYLHWHGYPWESLPSNFSMENLVELSLPFSQVKELWNGVKHVPKLKLLDLHDSDHLTSLPDLSSALNLERIILDNCTSLVEIPLSIQCLNRLVYLSFSNCKMLQSVPSLSLLKSLRTLNLSTCSSLRKFPEVSGDIEELHLDGTGLEEWPTSIPFLDKLRFLSTNHCEELKTLPSSIHLNALENLDLSWCSSLENFPDIVGKNIKNLNVGHTALEELPSSIGSLTSLANLNLRETDIKKLPSSIGNLSSLVELNLKECSIDELPSSIGCLSSLMKLNKAFCRIKKLPSSIGELSSLVELNLKNTPLTALPSSIGCLASLVKLNLAFTEIKELPQSIGSLSSLVELKLSQCPNLERLPSSIGELKCLEKFYLCGNRKLRSIRSSICELKLLQDLYLNHCTKLSKLPSLSGLGSVRDLVLSYTGIVKLPRSLGDLSSLQVLLLKGNNFMRIPSSIKHLTWLEVIDVSYCKRLKALPELPQRIRAVIALNCISLKTVSSPFIQFQDSHGQSPDAKYGFTFANCVSLEKNALNYIVENVKLKIHHLATALLQHFATDEEILVSPVVCFPGTEIPGWFRYQTTGDSITILLSTNWYDNRFVGFTFCAVIELENHRYENGFTFLCKCVIENENGGELAFTSEEIGEWRDQIMFESDHVFIWNTSCFDIFEKERCEHLRKNSCTARFEFESYIQDDYKVMLPGSNSFKVKKCGFNLVYADEEKKRLDQIDQASSSYDPMQDVEFGEHVMDFHANKKMRSEDNCFN is encoded by the exons GGGACCATTGCAACTGAAGGCATATTCCTGGAAATCTccgaaattgaaaaaataaaccTAAGTCCTGCAGCCTTTTCACGAATGTACAATCTGAGATTGCTCAAATTCTATCATAACACCTATATGTCATGGAAAAATCCTACTGGCTTTATATCAGAAACTACGACGGTTTCATGTGATGGTCTTCAATCTCTTCCTAATAAGCTATGTTATCTCCATTGGCATGGATATCCTTGGGAATCATTGCCTTCTAACTTTTCAATGGAGAATCTTGTCGAACTTAGCTTGCCGTTCAGCCAAGTTAAAGAACTCTGGAATGGAGTCAAG CATGTTCCGAAGTTAAAGCTGCTTGATCTTCATGATTCCGATCACCTGACAAGTCTTCCGGACCTTTCTTCAGCTTTGAATTTGGAAAGAATAATTCTTGATAATTGCACAAGCTTGGTTGAAATTCCATTGTCCATTCAATGCCTCAACAGGCTTGTTTATCTGAGTTTTTCTAATTGCAAGATGCTGCAGAGTGTTCCAAGCCTGAGTCTTTTGAAATCTCTAAGGACCCTTAATCTCTCTACCTGCTCGAGTTTGAGGAAGTTTCCAGAAGTTTCAGGGGATATAGAAGAGCTGCATCTAGATGGGACTGGACTGGAAGAATGGCCAACCTCTATTCCATTTCTTGACAAGCTAAGATTCTTATCTACAAATCATTGTGAAGAGCTTAAGACTCTGCCCAGCAGCATTCATTTGAATGCTCTGGAAAATCTTGACCTCTCTTGGTGCTCGAGTCTCGAGAATTTTCCAGACATTGTGGGGAAGAATATCAAGAACTTGAATGTAGGACACACTGCATTAGAAGAATTGCCATCATCAATAGGGTCACTCACTTCGCTTGCCAACTTGAACCTGCGAGAGacagatataaaaaaattgcctTCATCAATTGGAAATTTGTCTTCACTCGTTGAGTTGAATCTCAAAGAATGTTCAATAGATGAACTGCCATCATCAATTGGGTGTCTTTCTTCACTGATGAAACTGAATAAGGCTTTTTGTCGTATTAAAAAGTTGCCCTCGTCGATTGGAGAACTCTCTTCGCTTGTTGAATTGAATCTTAAGAACACTCCATTAACAGCATTGCCTTCATCAATTGGATGCCTAGCTTCACTTGTTAAGCTGAATTTGGCATTTACAGAGATAAAAGAATTACCTCAATCAATTGGATCTCTCTCTTCACTTGTTGAGTTGAAGTTGAGCCAATGTCCTAATCTTGAGAGACTTCCTAGCAGCATTGGTGAGCTGAAATGCCTTGAAAAGTTTTATCTTTGCGGTAATAGAAAACTAAGGAGTATTCGAAGCAGCATTTGTGAACTAAAACTCCTGCAAGATCTTTATCTTAATCACTGTACAAAGCTCAGTAAATTGCCTTCTTTATCTGGTCTCGGTTCCGTAAGAGATCTCGTTCTAAGCTACACAGGAATAGTGAAACTCCCGCGCAGCCTAGGCGACTTATCATCATTGCAGGTTCTGCTTCTAAAGGGAAATAATTTCATGAGAATTCCTTCAAGTATTAAACATCTTACATG GTTGGAAGTGATTGACGTATCATATTGCAAGAGACTCAAGGCCTTACCAGAGCTTCCTCAGCGTATAAGAGCTGTAATAGCACTAAACTGTATATCTCTGAAGACAGTTTCAAGTCCATTCATTCAATTTCAAGATTCACACGGACAATCTCCGGATGCCAAATACGGATTCACATTTGCTAATTGCGTGAGCCTGGAGAAGAATGCGCTTAACTACATTGTCGAAAATGTAAAGCTCAAAATCCACCATTTGGCAACTGCACTACTTCAACATTTCGCG ACTGATGAAGAAATTTTGGTTTCTCCGGTTGTGTGTTTCCCAGGAACTGAAATCCCTGGATGGTTCAGGTATCAAACTACAGGGGATTCAATAACCATCCTGCTATCTACGAATTGGTACGATAACAGATTCGTGGGATTCACATTTTGTGCTGTAATAGAATTGGAGAATCATCGGTATGAAAATGGTTTCACTTTTCTATGCAAATGTGTCATTGAAAATGAAAACGGTGGGGAACTCGCATTCACATCCGAGGAGATAGGAGAATGGAGGGACCAGATCATGTTCGAGTCGGATCATGTTTTTATTTGGAACACTAGCTGTTTCGACATTTTTGAAAAGGAAAGATGCGAACATCTTAGAAAGAACTCATGCACTGCTAGATTTGAGTTCGAGTCTTACATCCAGGACGACTATAAGGTAATGCTGCCGggttcaaacagtttcaaagtTAAAAAATGCGGGTTTAATCTGGTATATGCCGATGAGGAGAAGAAGAGACTGGATCAAATAGATCAAGCCAGCTCTTCTTATGATCCAATGCAGGATGTAGAATTTGGAGAACATGTAATGGATTTTCACGCTAACAAGAAAATGAGAAGTGAAGacaattgttttaattaa
- the LOC130015600 gene encoding L-type lectin-domain containing receptor kinase S.4-like yields the protein MANSLSFIFFTFLFVHASSQQNELYYPGFKNLDPNITLTGNAQIQKNGLLRLTNETSRLLGQAFYPTPFQFKNSTTNKSFSFSTSFALAIVPEYPKLGGHGLAFAISASKVLYALPSQYLGLLNATDFGNWTNHLLAVEFDTVQDFEFGDINDNHVGVDINSLRSNASAVAAYYTESSSKVDLNLKSGKPIQVWIDYDSTQNLLNVTISPTSKKPRLPILSYSVNLSPIVQDYMYVGFSASTGLLASSHYILGWSFKMNGEAKPLDLSSLPSLPATSRNKHSGLTILIIVSSVIFAAIALSFAVVYVVKKIKNADVIEDWELEIGPHRYSYQELKQATSNFSEKQVLGHGGFGKVYKGILPDTKLQVAVKRISNESKQGIREFVSEIASIGRLRHRNLVQLLGWCRRKEDFLLVYEYMANASLDRFLFDEPKFILNWDQRFKIIKDIASGLLYLHEGYEQVVIHRDIKASNVLLDTELTGKLGDFGLARLYEHGSNPNTTRVVGTLGYLAPEMPRTGKATASSDVYAFGAVLLEVACGRRPIEPKLSAEEMVLVDRVWEMVRQGKAGDVVDPRLNGVFNESEVMMVLKLGLMCSNNGPMGRPTMREVVKYLDGEVGLPEDVTGRDGDGDGGKGIISGGFDEFVESFASSSFDKTTRSFSPLSLLHVSGETR from the coding sequence ATGGCCAATTCTCTTAGTTTTATCTTCTTTACCTTCCTCTTTGTTCATGCTTCTTCCCAACAAAATGAACTCTACTACCCTGGTTTTAAAAATCTTGATCCCAACATCACACTCACAGGCAATGCACAGATTCAAAAAAATGGTCTTCTTCGTTTAACTAATGAAACCAGCAGATTGTTGGGCCAAGCTTTTTATCCCACTCCATTTCAGTTCAAGAACTCAACTACCAACAAATCTTTCTCCTTCTCAACTTCTTTTGCTTTAGCTATAGTTCCTGAGTATCCGAAACTCGGTGGGCATGGCCTCGCGTTCGCAATCTCAGCTTCGAAGGTTCTATACGCTCTCCCGAGTCAGTATCTAGGTCTTCTCAATGCAACCGATTTTGGTAACTGGACGAATCATCTTCTCGCGGTTGAATTCGACACGGTTCAAGATTTCGAATTCGGGGACATTAATGATAACCATGTTGGTGTTGATATTAACAGCTTGAGGTCTAATGCCTCTGCTGTTGCTGCTTATTATACTGAGAGTTCTTCAAAGGTGGATTTGAATCTCAAGAGTGGTAAACCAATTCAGGTTTGGATTGATTATGATTCAACTCAGAATCTTCTCAATGTAACGATTTCACCAACTTCCAAGAAACCAAGATTGCCAATCTTGTCATATTCTGTAAATCTTTCACCAATTGTTCAAGATTATATGTATGTTGGATTCTCTGCTTCGACTGGTTTGCTTGCTAGCTCACATTATATCTTGGGATGGAGCTTTAAAATGAACGGAGAAGCTAAACCTTTGGATCTTTCTTCACTGCCTTCATTACCAGCAACTTCAAGAAACAAGCATTCAggtttaacaattttaatcatAGTCTCATCGGTTATTTTCGCGGCTATTGCGCTATCTTTCGCTGTCGTTTACGTGGTTAAAAAGATCAAAAATGCTGATGTTATTGAAGATTGGGAGCTTGAAATTGGGCCTCATAGATACTCCTATCAAGAACTGAAGCAGGCGACGAGTAATTTCAGCGAAAAACAGGTGCTGGGGCATGGCGGATTTGGTAAAGTGTATAAAGGTATTTTACCGGATACAAAGCTTCAAGTCGCAGTAAAGCGAATTTCGAACGAGTCGAAACAAGGCATACGCGAATTCGTCTCAGAAATCGCAAGTATTGGCAGACTTCGTCACCGAAATTTAGTTCAATTACTCGGTTGGTGTCGTCGAAAAGAGGATTTTCTTTTAGTTTATGAGTACATGGCTAATGCAAGTTTAGATAGATTCTTGTTTGATGAACCAAAGTTTATATTAAACTGGGATCAAAGATTCAAGATTATCAAAGATATTGCTTCTGGGCTGCTTTATTTACACGAAGGCTACGAACAAGTGGTAATTCACAGAGATATTAAGGCCAGCAATGTTCTACTAGACACTGAACTAACCGGCAAACTTGGTGATTTCGGGTTAGCAAGATTATATGAGCACGGGTCTAACCCGAATACAACTCGGGTCGTTGGGACACTAGGTTATCTAGCCCCGGAGATGCCTAGGACGGGAAAGGCAACGGCTAGTTCAGATGTGTATGCATTTGGTGCGGTTCTACTAGAGGTGGCTTGTGGGCGGAGGCCCATTGAACCTAAGTTGTCTGCGGAGGAGATGGTGTTGGTGGATCGGGTATGGGAAATGGTTAGGCAAGGGAAAGCGGGTGATGTGGTGGATCCAAGGCTAAATGGGGTGTTTAATGAGAGTGAAGTGATGATGGTGTTGAAATTAGGGTTAATGTGTTCGAATAATGGGCCCATGGGTAGGCCAACCATGAGAGAGGTGGTGAAGTATTTGGATGGTGAAGTCGGGTTGCCTGAGGATGTGACGGGTCGTGACGGTGATGGTGACGGCGGAAAGGGAATTATTAGTGGCGGATTTGATGAATTTGTAGAGTCGTTTGCTTCTTCTTCGTTTGATAAAACGACAAGGTCGTTTTCTCCGCTTTCACTTCTGCATGTTAGTGGAGAAACGAGGTAG